The following is a genomic window from Neodiprion pinetum isolate iyNeoPine1 chromosome 3, iyNeoPine1.2, whole genome shotgun sequence.
TTGCACCTTGCACAATTATTGGAAATAAGTTGTGCCCGTCTATGTTCAGGAATAAACATTGCTGCGTTatagtttgatttttcatcaagcGGCAGAATAGCGCGACAAACTTACGAACCTTTTCCGCCTATTGCGTTCCAAGTAATTCTTTCCCTCCGAAAGGGATATTTCGTTTGATGGTGTTTATAGTGgatgaaactttgaaattttgccgGGATTTATCCCCTCTCTCGATTCACCGCTAATCACTGTTACACGCGCGTGTAATCACACAGCCGGATTTTATTAATCACAACTTGTTATGGAAACTTGTGTTTTGATTCCAAAAGAGTTCTCATTGGTTCTTACTGCCGGTCCGTCGAACAAGCTATTCAAAAATGCACCCTTCTCCGAGATGCGGATCTCGGTGTGGTCCAACGTATTTATACCTTCAGGAACACTTATATACCCGTTTCAAGGATCAATCAgattcgataaaattgatcTGTACTCCCTTCTCGATGACAACGATGTAAGTACGATGTATTTTCTTCATTACACATGACATTATGATATCATAACGACGACTCGACGTGGATACTAGTATTAAAACGTATAAATTTCACTCTGTTTGAAGTCTCAACTTCAAAGGCAACACCAATTATCCATATTGTTCTACCAGTACTGCTCTACAGTGTATATCCGATCAATTATAGTTACATCGAGAAAATAACGTAGTGTGAACATCGTTTCCGGTCGCATGATAATTGGCAGCCAGAAACACGTTTTTATTTAAGTCTGATCTAGAACCATCTGATCAATCAATAACTACTGAAATACACAGGTTGATCTCGAGTGATTAATGGGTTGGTATAGTTTTGAGATGGAGCTTTAAAAGtgataaatcaattgtggagGAAACAAGCCAATCAAGCAAAAAATGTCTCAAATACATGACCCACCTGCACGtttcattatacatatttcatcTTATCAGATGCGAAGAGATAGATTTTTAATTGATACTATAGGAATAACTGTTTAGTCCAATGCACGGACAAACGCATATGCTTACCTATCGCTCAATTGGTGCTTCTCGGTGGATTGAATTTATACTCACTTCGTTAAATTATATTCTTCCTTGCAAATGTTTCAAACGTCATTACGTTTTATTACGATCGAGTGCATGCCTGTAACGTATTTTAACGCGATTTACGAGCACGCCTTCGCCATGATTCGTACGAGCGCGAATATCACGCATACGTGCTACGAACGACCTGATAGAGTCTTTCCTTTTGTTATTGCCTTTTCTGAAAGGAACAACGAACattatacatatctatacTTTAGCCAGTAGCATCGAGAGCTCGCGACTGAAGAGAAAGGTATtataattcagttatatcgaGAACTGCACTATATGGCTAGGTAGGCCTGAGGTAAATAACAGTTATTAccttattttcaaaagttatgttcCTATACATTATGCGTAACAACATGCTTTCAGTTAGTAAAATCAGTTGCAAGTATTGTTGAAGAATCGCACAATTTCAGTCAGCTCATCAGCATTTCAGAAATGCTGgaagttatatttttttttcacttcctgGTCACCGATCAAAGTGATCTGAGCACTTCCTCACCTTTctaaatcaatttattcatagAACATTCGAGATTTTAGAAGATtgagagaaattatttatcatcTACTGCCATACTCTTACGTTTTAGATACGGCGCGAGTACGGCTGCTACGACGAGGTGTCATTTTCGAATTATAATCTGAACTACCGTCAGTGTAATTGGATAAGGTTCCTGCACATTGTACAGACTTACAACGAACAGGTGAATCTTATCGGCACAAAAGTCAAGGGTAAGTTAAACGGGAGTTCCTCGAGCAAACAGGATTCATGTTATAAAAACCGTCTGTATATTCCTTTCCTCGCTAATATATTCGACCCGATGATAAGTGGATGGATGTACAATTTTAAGTGCAAGAACAGGCAAGTGAGTCttttaaataacaaaagtCGAAACGATAACATTTCGGATCATAGGAGAACCGATATTTGAGGTGATCAAAGACGTTCAGCCGGACACGGAATTGGCAGCCTGTTTCGTACCTGTGGATGATCACGATTTGGTTTTTATATCACACGCTCAGTGGACACGTACTGCGATCTACAGGTACACGATCGATTCAATTTTGGACGGTAAGTAGCCTATTCgcatatataattttaatcaTGATGAAACTATTTAATTATCAAGTTCATGTTCGGTATGAAGTAAGGTAGCGCAGTGCAGAAATCGTTGTGTAAAAAGGCTGGCAAGTGTTGCCTTGGGCGTATCGTGCAACGTGAGTTTGAGTGCGGCTGTAAAACATTAAACATAAACTCACTAGCCACTCGATCCCGGAACGGATGAATTTGCGAAGCTCTAGCACTGCTTTTTCTGGGTGGAGTTAAGTTTTCTTGGATGGAGCTGCAGGCCTTGCCTGTTCAGCGCTCCTGGAACACTTGATTCGACTGTAAAGAATAcctcataaaaaaattaacgatctAAGCGGGTCTGGAGTCAGTGCCTATAAATCTAGTCCCGTAAAAATAGTGAAAACAAACTTGGAATAATGAGGTAATTTCATTAGGAGAGCGAGTCACTGACGGAAAGGGAGTGGCTCTTGGTTTCCGAGTACGCCaagtttttgagaatttctGAAGTACAAGTTCtcctttgaaaaatattaaactgaattgaatatatattctccctctctctctctctctctctctctctctccatatatatgtgtgtgtatgtgtgctTATGTATATTGTCTCGGAGGTTCTATTCGAGTTAAACTTGGTAAGAAATACCGAGCCTGTTGTCAGTAGTCTGAACTGGGTTGAAGATGGTAGCTGGGTGGAGTAAACAGCTAAGGACCGTCCAGTTGCCACCCATTGTACTGTCTTTCAGTGGCTGTGAGCGCTACACATTTGAATCACAAGTAGCCGCCTTGATCTGCACCGACAAAAATTCCACCGATATTTGCATTTCAGATTTGTAGGCCTATTCTGTATTTCGCGTATAATTTAATCTTACGTTTTTCTTTCCACGAATCAAATTACGTTTAAGGGTCGACGCCACTTATTCCGCTGCATATTTACCTCGCCATCAAAATTCGGGTTGCCTTCAATTCGTTGCTTGCCATTGCCTCCTCatataatcattttgaaatcCACTTCAATATTGAGTCAAAATTCCAGAAACAGAGCCAAAAGAGGTGCAGTTTACTCGACAGTTTCATTTACCAACGGTCATAGTCCGTGTTTAACTCAAAAGCCGTCATCAATCGGTTCGAATTCAGTAGAAATGCCTTTTATCTGCGTCGCTGCAACCTTCTCTGGAAATTGAAGAATACTTGAATGAATTCTCCCTATCGTTCTGTGTTGATGACGAATTTTTGGCAACCTTATTTATTGATAGATAAGCTTAGTTTCTACGATTGTTAATTTGTCTTTTAGAGTCACCGCTCGATCTGTCAATGGCCTTATTATCGCATCAGTCATCGTCAGTTCCATCTTGTTACGAAGCCGATGAATACGAATCGACGTCCGGCGAATCGTCGACGTCCACGTTGTCCATAGTTGGTGATCATTTGGAATGCAGCATCTTGACGACTATGAAACGGGGCGAACGTGTTTTATTGCCATGCGAAGTTTGCGGAAAATCTTTCGACCGGCCATCCCTACTAAAGAGGCATATGAGAACGCACACAGGTGAGAATGATTTTATGATCGACAATGATTTCCCTGTATTATTAAGAATTCAAACTTTCCTTCCAGTCATCTTCCTTTTCATTTAATATGCACTAATAATGCATTACAAAGATATTATTTAAGGCGAGAAACCCCACGTCTGCATGGTATGCAGCAAAGGCTTCTCAACGTCAAGCTCCTTAAATACACACAAACGAATACACAGCGGGGAAAAACCGCACCAATGTCTTgtgtgtggaaaaaaatttactgctTCCTCGAATCTCTACTATCATCGCATGACTCACATAAAGGTGAGTACGTGCAAAACATGTCTACAGTGTAATCACCCTTATTTACAACGTACTAAACCGCCATTagcatataattatttatacgaaaaaattgagattttAAAATCTTTTCCATCTAGGTATATAACGCGTCTCGCTATACTTACGTAATTATTGTCCCGTAGTAAAATATTAAcgaagcaaaaaatttcttgagaAACATCAAATTGCAAAAGCAAGAAGTTCCGCAATTATTACAGgactgagaaaaaataaactgccATGGTGCTACAGAACTGTTCAGAATGTTTCAAGTAAACCTGCAGAGCTAGCTTAAATAAAGCACGTGcacatatttatacacgtgCTTTATTCTCCGAACTGATAAAAATGCCTCTAAGGACGAGGAGACTGGTGTTCGGATTTTGGTAGTTTTTGTAGAACCGAAGGAGAATGATAATGCGCAGTGAGAATTAATTCGACCAGACGACGATTCGTTCAGACTTGAAAGGTGAATGCAAGAATTCACTCAATCGGCTCTCCTCCATCCGCAGCACGCAAGACTGTAGCTTTTGCTTTCCAGCGAGGCTTAATTAAAACTTTAATGAACCCGAAGAAAGCGTTTCAATTTCCGATTGAACAAGAATTGTGAACGGGTTTTACTGAAACGGTGGatcgtttttctctttccacAAAGGAACAAACTTGGCAAGTACGCTACAGGCTATTTCCCGCAGAACTGAATACGATGCAAAGACTGTCCAAGTCCAATCATCCGAAGCAAACGAAAGCTGCGCGTATCGCAAAACCTGGATTTCCATACTCATAATCAGCGTTCCGTGTTAGTCGTTTCTCGGTTAATAATTCCGTTTCCGGAAGCTGGTAAGACGTAATAAAAAGGTATAAAGTAGCGACTCTATGTTCTGTAAAGATGGTTTCTCCTCTCCCGATAACCCTTCAAGTTAGTGCCATTAGCTAGGCAAAAAACAGTCaagattcaaaattgaatagtAGACTCGCACACATCCAAGTGGCTTGTACGAGTTAACGAGCCCGAGAAATTGCAAAGCTACTTATTCTATCCTCCGCGCAAGCAGGTggataataaattttgatacGACCTGTAGAATTTCGACAGATCTCAGTGGCTTCATCTCCGTTGACCAGTCTTGGCTGCCGCTGGTCAGTTCGCCGACGCCAGTAGCGGCATTGCTTTGAGCGTGTCGAGATAGCCTGCCTTGAATATCGGAGTAAAATCATTTTGCTGGCTCTGCCAATCCTCGCACCAACTACGAAGTCGAGTATTCTGTATCCCGATTCGCAATGCCGGGCGAGTATTTGCAGCGTATTTCTGTACCATTAAAATTCGACTCAAGTATCGATCACTTATCGATAATTTGTAATCGGTATAAGCTATCCATTGATCATCTCGAAATTGACTTTATACctcggagaaaattttcaccaggtaCAAAAATATCGTTGCACGACTTAA
Proteins encoded in this region:
- the LOC124214272 gene encoding uncharacterized protein, which produces METCVLIPKEFSLVLTAGPSNKLFKNAPFSEMRISVWSNVFIPSGTLIYPFQGSIRFDKIDLYSLLDDNDIRREYGCYDEVSFSNYNLNYRQCNWIRFLHIVQTYNEQVNLIGTKVKGEPIFEVIKDVQPDTELAACFVPVDDHDLVFISHAQWTRTAIYRYTIDSILDESPLDLSMALLSHQSSSVPSCYEADEYESTSGESSTSTLSIVGDHLECSILTTMKRGERVLLPCEVCGKSFDRPSLLKRHMRTHTGEKPHVCMVCSKGFSTSSSLNTHKRIHSGEKPHQCLVCGKKFTASSNLYYHRMTHIKEKPHKCSQCSKSFPTPGDLKSHTYVHNGLWPFRCHICNRGFSKPTNLKNHMLLHLGRCSNKKFVKSDL